The following DNA comes from Methylophilus sp. 5.
GGCGAGTGAACAGCCTGGGGTCCTCTCAACCCATATTCATGCGGATGGCAATTACGAAACCTATTTGCATGTGCCTCGCAAAGAAGATGGCCCGGATACCGTGGTCATGGAAGGCAATGCCGTGTTCAAAATGGCGGTCAATACGCTAGACCAGATTGTGGACGAAACCTTGACGGCTAACCAGATGCAAAAGTCTGACATTGACTGGCTGGTGCCGCATCAGGCCAATATCCGCATTTTGCAAGCAACGGCCAAAAAGCTGGACTTGCCTATGGAAAAAGTGGTGATTACGGTTGACCGGCATGGCAATACCTCCGCAGCATCTATCCCGCTGGCGCTTGACACTGCAGTGCGCGATGGTCGTATCCAGCGCGGGCATTTGTTGCTGATGGAGGCATTTGGCGGCGGTTTTACCTGGGGTTCTGCGCTGGTCAGATATTAAACAGTAAATAATGCCGGTGAAATTGTGTTGTGCAGGCATCGCGTGAGTGATTGCCTGCATATTGTTTTAGTCAATACGTGATAAAAAATTATGTCTAAATTTGCTTTTTTCTTTCCAGGCCAAGGCTCGCAGTCGGTTGGCATGATGCAAGGGCTAGCAGCCCACGCCATCGTTAAACAAACTTTTGATGAAGCCTCGGCTGTGTTGGGTGTCGATTTCTGGAAAATGGCGACTGAAGCCAACGATGAAATTAACCTGACCGAAAATACACAGCCCATCATGCTCACTGCCGGGGTTGCCACCTGGCGTGTGTATCAGGCACTGGGCGGCCAGTTGCCAACCGCGATGGCCGGTCATAGCCTGGGTGAATATACGGCCTTGGTCGCTGCCAATGCGATTTCATTTGCAGATGCATTGCCGCTGGTTAAATTTCGTGCCCAGGTCATGCAGCAAGCGGTGCCTGAAGGGCAGGGGGCGATGGCTGCCATTTTGGGTCTGGATGATGACACGGTGCGTGCGGTATGCACTGAGGCGGCGCAAGGTCAGGTAGTGCAGGCGGTTAATTACAACTCGCCAGGCCAGGTGGTGATTGCTGGTGATAAAGCTGCTGTAGAGCGCGGTATGGAGCTGGCCAAAGCCAAGGGCGCTAAACGTGCCTTGCCATTGCCTGTGAGCGTACCGTCGCACTGTGAGCTGATGAAGCCTGCGGCAGATAAGCTGCGTGAATATCTGCAAAACGTCACTGTGCAAGCGCCTGTGGTGCCAGTGTTACATAACGCCGATGTTGCGGCTTATAGCGATGCAGATAATATTAAAGACGCCTTGGTGCGCCAGTTATATAGCCCGGTGCGCTGGGTTGAGACGGTGCAGCATTTAGCGGCAGCAGAGGTGTTTAGCGCTGCCGAGTGCGGGCCAGGCAAGGTGCTGGCTGGGTTAGCCAAGCGCATCGTTGCTGAGATGACCTGTGTTGCACTGGTGAGTGATGAATCTGTGCAAGCATTTGTTGCGCAATAAGGGGGATTAAATATGTTGGATCAACAAGTGGTATTAGTGACAGGCGCCAGCCGCGGGATTGGTGCAGCGATTGCACAAACCCTGGGTAAGCAGGGCGCGATTGTGGTTGGGACGGCCACCTCTGCCAGCGGTGCAGAAGCGATTACAGCCCATCTGAAAGCTGCTGGTGTGAATGGCGTTGGTTTGGCGCTGGATGTCACGCAGCCAGAGCAAATTGAAGCAGTGTTAAAGCAAATTGCCGAGCAATATGGTGATGTTTCCATTCTGGTAAATAACGCCGGTATTACCAAAGACACCTTGCTGATGCGCATGAAGGACGAAGACTGGGATGCTGTGTTGAACACCAATCTGAAGTCTGTTTTTCGCATGAGCCAGGCCGTGCTGCGCCCGATGATGAAAGCACGTCAGGGTCGCATTATTAATATTTCCAGCGTGGTTGGTCACATGGGTAACGCAGGCCAGGTCAACTATGCTGCGGCCAAGGCAGGCATGACAGGCTTTACCAAGTCGATGGCGCAAGAGGTTGGTAGCCGTGGTATCACGGTCAACTGTGTCGCGCCGGGATTTATTGAAACCGACATGACTGCCGAACTGCCAGAAGAGATTAAAGCCAAAATGCTGGAGCGCATTGCGGTGGGCCGTTTGGGCCAGGTGGATGAAATTGCGGCCACGGTGGCCTTTCTGGCGTCACCTGCGGCTGCCTACATTACGGGTGAAACCATCCATGTCAATGGCGGCATGTATTGCGCTTAATACATAGTTTCTTTGGTATTCTGGGCAAGTTTTGCTAGAATACCGGTTTACTGAACACGACACTTATCAACAAAGGGGTATTTTAGATGTCCGACATCGAACAACGCGTAAAGAAAATCGTTTGTGAACAATTAGGTGCAAACGAAGCTGACGTTAAAAACACATCATCTTTCGTAGATGATCTGGGTGCAGATTCTCTGGACACCGTAGAATTGGTGATGGCTTTGGAAGAAGAATTCGATTGCGAAATTCCTGACGACGAAGCAGAAAAAATCACAACAGTGCAGCAAGCGATTGACTACGTCAACGCAAACCTCAAGTAATTCATTGACTTCATTCTTCAATCAGCCCTCGCAAGAGGGCTGATTTTCTATTATGACGAAACGCAGAGTAGTAGTAACAGGCTTGGGCGTGGTGTCTCCAGTAGGCATTGGTACCCAAACCGCTTGGGGCAATCTGGTTGCTGGTCAATCAGGCATTACCCGCATTACCAAATTTGACCCCACACCGTTCGCCTCGCAAATTGCAGGTGAAGTGAAAGGCTTTAACGCTGAAGAGTTTATTCCAGCCAAAGATGCCCGCCGTATGGATACTTTTATCCAATATGGTCTGGCAGCGGGGCTGGAGGCTTTTCGCGATTGCGGCCTTGAAGTGACTGATGCCAATGCCGAGCGTATTGGTGTCACCATCGGGTCAGGCATTGGTGGCTTGGGTTTGATTGAGTCCACTAACGACAGTTATGATGAAGGTGGCCCGCGCAAAATCTCGCCATTCTTTATTCCAGGCACCATTATCAATATGATTTCTGGCAACCTGTCGATCATGCTGGGCTTAAAAGGTCCAAATATCGCCGTGGTCACCGCTTGTACCACAGGCACACATAGCATAGGCGAAGCCGCGCGCATGATTGAGTACGGTGATGCTGACGTGATGGTGGCTGGTGGCGCTGAAGCGGCCATTACCGAGCTCAGTGTTGGCGGCTTTGCCTCTGCGAGAGCCTTGTCTAATCGCAATGACGACCCGGCAACGGCTAGCCGTCCCTGGGACAAAGACCGTGATGGCTTTGTGATTGGTGAGGGAGCAGGGGTGATGGTGCTCGAAGAGTATGAGCATGCTAAAGCCCGTGGTGCCAGAATTTACGCCGAAGTGGCTGGTTACGGTTTAAGTGCCGATGCCTATCACATGACCGCGCCAAATATGGATGGTCCACGCCGGTCTATGGTGAATGCCCTCAAAAATGCAGGTGTGAACCCTGACCAGGTGCAGTTTATGAACGCACACGGTACATCGACACCGTTGGGTGATGCGAATGAAACCAATGCGATCAAAGCGACTTTCGGTGATCATGCTTATAAACTGGTGGTGAACTCCACCAAGTCTATGACTGGTCATTTATTGGGTGGCGCTGGTGGCTTGGAGTCAGTATTCACGGTGTTATCTATTTATAATCAGATTTCACCGCCAACCATTAACTTGTTTAATCAGGATCCTGAATGCGATCTGGATTACTGTGCCAATACCGCACGTGACCTGCAGATTGAATATGCCCTGAAAAACAACTTTGGCTTTGGTGGCACAAACGGCAGCTTGCTGTTTAAGCGCGTTTAAATAGCCATATAGCCTAATAAAAAAGCCAGCATATGCTGGCTTTTTTATTGCTTGTTTAATTGCTTACTTCAATACAGCCAGGGCCGCCGCATAGTTAGGTTCGTCGGCAATTTCGCCAACCAATTCGCTATGCAATACCTGGTTATTTTCATCCAGAACAACGACTGCGCGTGCAGTCAGGCCAGCCAGGCTGCTGTCGGTGATCAACACGCCATAGTCAGTCGCAAATTTAGTGGTATCGCGGAAAGTAGACAAGGTGACAACGTTTTCCAGGCCTTCTGCACCGCAGAAGCGGCTTTGCGCAAATGGCAAGTCAGCTGAGACACACAGCACGACAGTATTGTTCACGCTGCTGGCTTCTTTGTTGAACGTGCGCACAGAGGTAGCGCAGGTTGGTGTATCAATGCTAGGAAAAATGTTGAGTACTTTGCGTTTGCCAGCGTAGGCATCCAGACCAACCAGGTTACGTTTGGCATCTGCCAGTTGAAACGCTGGGGCGGTCTCGCCTGCTGCTAAAAATTTACCGCCAACGGCGACCGGGTTACCTTTAAGCGTGACGCTTGCCATAATCTTCTCCAAAAAAGGTGTTGATGAGTGTTAAACGGACACTTTAACGTGTCAGCCCATGTCAATCAACCACATAAAAAGTAAGGGAATCAGTTTTACAGTACGGCGAGTGCTGCGTCGTAGTCTGGTTCGCTGGTTAATTCTTTCACCAGTTCTACATGCAAAACCTGGTCATTTTCATCGGCGACGATGAGTACACGCGCAGGCAAGCCTGCCAGTTTGCTGGTCATCATCAGCACACCGTAGTTTTTGAGCATATCGCGGCCACGCATGGTCGATAAATGAATGCTGGCAGACAGGTTTTCTGCGTCTAGAAAGCGCGTCATGGTGAACGGTAAGTCAGGAGAAATATGCACAATAACCGTGTTCTCCAAATTGGCGCCCAAGCGGTCTAGTATGCGTACGCTGTTGGCGCTGGTGGCGGTGTCTATGCCAGGAAAAAAATGCAGAACTTTTCGCTGACCACTAAACGTTTCTAATGACACGTCTTCCAGCGCATGATTGACCAGTTGAAAAAAAGGTAAGGTTTGACCTAAGCGGGGTAATTCATCTTCAACCAGTATCGGGTCATTCAGCAAAGCGGTGGCATTAGGCATGATCAGTCATTTATTCACGAAAACGCCTGACATCATAGAGCATTATGTCTAGGGCATTCAATTTTTATTGCACGGCCTGGGTGAGGCAGGTCGGTGCGCTAGCCAGGATTTTAACGCTGTCAACCAGATTATTTGCACCCGTCATGGGTACAAAAAACCGCGTTGGCGGTTAAAATAAAGCCATGGAAGCGCCCGAAATTCCCACCCTACAACCTGCATTTATTCATCTGCGCTGTCACAGTGAGTATTCCATTGTGGATGGCACAGTGCGCATTGACGACTATGTAAAAGCCGCCAAGAACGATGCGATGCCAGCGATCGCGCTGACCGACCTTGCGAACCTGTTTGGCGCAGTCAAGTTCTACAAAGCCGCACGCGGCAAAGGCTTAAAGCCACTCCTGGGCTGTGATGTCTGGATTGAAAACGCGACGCAGCGTGATCAGCCGCACCGCTTGTTGTTGCTGGTGCAGAGTCAGCAAGGCTATCGCAATTTGTGCGAGCTATTATCAAGCGCTTATTTGCATAATCAGTACCGTGAGCGGGCAGAAATCAAGGCTGAATGGTTACTTGAAAAAAACGACGGCTTGCTGGTGCTGTCTGGCTTTGCAGCAGGCGATGTTGGCCTGGCTTTGCAGGCTGGCAACCAGGCGCTGGCCTTGCAATATGCACAACAGTGGGCGCAGGTGTTTAGCGGCCGCTATTACCTTGAAGTGCAGCGCGTTCACGAGGCTGGCAGTAGCGAAGCCTATGCACAGGAGCAACTGATTCAGCACACGGTGCTCATCGCACAGCAGCTCGATCTACCCGTGGTGGCGACGCACCCGGTGCAGTTTCAAACCGCAGACGACTACATGGCGCATGAGGCGCGCACCTGTATTGCTGAAGGCTATGTGCTGGCGGATAAACGCCGCCCACGCAAGTTTGTTGCGACACAGTATGTGAAAACCCAGGCCGAGATGCAGGCCTTGTTTGCTGATATGCCGCTGGCATTGCAAAACTCGGTAGAAATCGCTAAACGCTGCAACCTGACGCTGACACTAGGCAAAAACTATTTGCCGGACTTTCCGACGCCGAACGGTGAAAGCCTGGATGTTTACTTAGTAGAACAGTCAAAACTTGGGCTGGAGCATAGACTAGCCTATTTATATCCGGATGAAAAAAAGCGCGAAATCAAGCGCCAGGAATATGAAGAGCGCTTGCAATTCGAGTGCGGCATCATTGTGCAGATGGGTTTCCCGGGCTACTTTCTGATTGTGGCTGACTTTATTAACTGGGCCAAAAATAATGGCGTGCCAGTGGGGCCGGGCCGGGGTTCTGGTGCGGGTTCGCTAGTTGCGTACAGCCTGGGCATTACTGATCTGGACCCGCTCAAATACAACCTGCTGTTTGAGCGTTTCTTAAACCCTGAGCGGGTTTCCATGCCCGACTTCGACATTGACTTCTGCATGGACGGACGCGATCGAGTCATCGATTACGTCAAGCACAAATATGGCCTGGCATCGGTGTCACAAATCGCCACCTTCGGCACCATGGCGGCCAAAGCGGTCATCCGCGATGTTGGCCGCGTGCTCGATTTACCTTTTAACTTTGTCGATGGCATTGCCAAACTGATTCCGCTGGAGCTCGGCATTACGCTCGAGTCGGCGCTGGAAAAAGAGCCGCAATTACAGGAGCGTCGAGAAAAAGAAGAAGAGGTCGCAGAATTACTTTCTTTAGCGCTGCGGCTTGAAGGCCTGGTGCGTAACATCGGTATGCACGCGGGTGGCGTGCTGATTGCTCCGGGTAAGATTTCTGATTTTTCGCCAGTGTATTGCCAGCCGAATGGCGACAGTTTGGTCAGCCAGTATGATAAAGACGACGTAGAAGCCGTTGGCCTGGTCAAGTTCGACTTTTTGGGCTTGCGTACTCTGACCATTCTCAATATGGCGCTCGATAACGCTAATGCCCAGCGCGCGCAAGACGAGCTGCCGCCATTGAGTTTTGAGACGATTCCACTGGACGACAAACGCAGTTACCACCTGCTTAAAACCGCCAATACCACCGCCGTTTTTCAGCTAGAGTCGCGCGGCATGAAGGACATGCTCAAGCAAGCCAAGCCTGACTTGTTTGAAGATATTATTGCGCTGGTTGCGTTATATCGCCCAGGCCCGATGGATCTTATTCCTGACTTTTGCCGCCGTAAGCATGGTACGCAACGGGTAGAGTATCCGCATGCGTCCACCGAGTCTATCCTCAAGGAAACCTACGGTATTGCCGTGTATCAAGAGCAGGTGATGCAGATCGCGCAGGTGGTGGCGGGCTTTAGCCTGGGCGGCGCCGACTTGCTACGGCGCGCCATGGGTAAGAAAAAACCAGAAGAAATGGTGCAGCAGCGCGAAATCTTTAACGAAGGTGCGCAAAAAAACGGCTTAACCCTGCAACAGTCTAATGACTTGTTTGACTTGCTGGAAAAGTTTGCCGGCTATGGTTTTAACAAGTCGCACGCCGCCGCTTATGCGCTGGTTGCCTATCACACGGCTTATCTTAAAGCGCATTACCCGGCCGCATTTTTGGCAGCAACCATGTCGGCAGACATGAACAATACCGATAACGTGCATACGTTTTTTGATGATTGTGGCGCCAACCAGATTGAGGTGTTGCCGCCCGATGTGAATACCAGCGTGTATCAGTTTAAGCCGTTGAGTGCGCAGCAGGTGTTGTATGGATTAGGCGCCATTAAAGGCACCGGTCTGGCGGCGATTGAGTTGATGATGGCTTCTCGGCAGGCGCAAGGTCCATTTAAGGATATTTTTGATTTTTGTCAGCGGCTGGATTTACGCAAAGTCAATCGCCGCGTGATTGAGTCACTGATTCGCGCCGGCGCGTTCGATAAGCTGGAGCCAAATCGCGCTGCCTTGCTGGCTGGGCTAGATACCGCCATTAGTGTTGCCGAGCAAAGCGCGGCACATGCCGGGCAAGATTGCCTGTTTGGCGGCGTGGTTGATACCCGGCATGCATTGCCTGGCATTGCGCCGTGGAGCCCGGAGCAGGCGTTAATAGAAGAAAAAGTGGCGCTGGGCTTTTATTTAAGTGGCCACCCATATTTGAGCTACAAACCACAATTGGGGCCGTTTATTAAAGGCAACCTGAGTGAGCTTGCGCCGCAAGAGCAGCCCAGGCTGTTGGCAGGTGTGGTGATGGGGGTGCGCGTGCGCATGACCCAGCGCGGGAAGATGGCGATTGTGACGCTGGATGATGCTGTTGGCCGGGTAGATGTTGTGGTTGGCTCAGAGTTACTTATGCAGCATGCGCAGTGGATTAAAGAGGACCAATTGCTGGTGGTAGAAGGGCGCATCAGCAATGATGAGTTCTCTGGCGGTATTCGTGTCAGCGCCAGAAAACTGTATGACCTCGCTGCTGTGCGTAACCGTTTTGCACAAATGTTAATGCTGAGTTGTAATGGCAGCTCTGATGTGCAGCGGCTGATGAATGTGCTGACGCCTTACCGCTACGCGGGCGAGGAGCAAAAGCGTTGCCCGATCAAAGTCGACTACCATAACCAGTCGGCGCAAGTGAGCCTGATGTTGGGGGATGCCTGGCAAGTCGTCCTGCATGATGACCTGTTGCAGAATTTACAGGGCTGGTTGTCAAAAGAAAACGTCAAAATCCTTTATAATGCCTGAACTTTTTTTCTAAGAATTCATATTGGAATTCATTATGAGTGCAAAACGTCTAACGCCTAGTAAACTGACTTATCTTGACTTTGAGCAGCCGATTGCTGCCCTGGAAAAACGGATTGAAGCCTTGCAGGTTTCGCATGATGAGCATGACTCGCTGGATA
Coding sequences within:
- the dnaE gene encoding DNA polymerase III subunit alpha — protein: MEAPEIPTLQPAFIHLRCHSEYSIVDGTVRIDDYVKAAKNDAMPAIALTDLANLFGAVKFYKAARGKGLKPLLGCDVWIENATQRDQPHRLLLLVQSQQGYRNLCELLSSAYLHNQYRERAEIKAEWLLEKNDGLLVLSGFAAGDVGLALQAGNQALALQYAQQWAQVFSGRYYLEVQRVHEAGSSEAYAQEQLIQHTVLIAQQLDLPVVATHPVQFQTADDYMAHEARTCIAEGYVLADKRRPRKFVATQYVKTQAEMQALFADMPLALQNSVEIAKRCNLTLTLGKNYLPDFPTPNGESLDVYLVEQSKLGLEHRLAYLYPDEKKREIKRQEYEERLQFECGIIVQMGFPGYFLIVADFINWAKNNGVPVGPGRGSGAGSLVAYSLGITDLDPLKYNLLFERFLNPERVSMPDFDIDFCMDGRDRVIDYVKHKYGLASVSQIATFGTMAAKAVIRDVGRVLDLPFNFVDGIAKLIPLELGITLESALEKEPQLQERREKEEEVAELLSLALRLEGLVRNIGMHAGGVLIAPGKISDFSPVYCQPNGDSLVSQYDKDDVEAVGLVKFDFLGLRTLTILNMALDNANAQRAQDELPPLSFETIPLDDKRSYHLLKTANTTAVFQLESRGMKDMLKQAKPDLFEDIIALVALYRPGPMDLIPDFCRRKHGTQRVEYPHASTESILKETYGIAVYQEQVMQIAQVVAGFSLGGADLLRRAMGKKKPEEMVQQREIFNEGAQKNGLTLQQSNDLFDLLEKFAGYGFNKSHAAAYALVAYHTAYLKAHYPAAFLAATMSADMNNTDNVHTFFDDCGANQIEVLPPDVNTSVYQFKPLSAQQVLYGLGAIKGTGLAAIELMMASRQAQGPFKDIFDFCQRLDLRKVNRRVIESLIRAGAFDKLEPNRAALLAGLDTAISVAEQSAAHAGQDCLFGGVVDTRHALPGIAPWSPEQALIEEKVALGFYLSGHPYLSYKPQLGPFIKGNLSELAPQEQPRLLAGVVMGVRVRMTQRGKMAIVTLDDAVGRVDVVVGSELLMQHAQWIKEDQLLVVEGRISNDEFSGGIRVSARKLYDLAAVRNRFAQMLMLSCNGSSDVQRLMNVLTPYRYAGEEQKRCPIKVDYHNQSAQVSLMLGDAWQVVLHDDLLQNLQGWLSKENVKILYNA
- the fabD gene encoding ACP S-malonyltransferase — encoded protein: MSKFAFFFPGQGSQSVGMMQGLAAHAIVKQTFDEASAVLGVDFWKMATEANDEINLTENTQPIMLTAGVATWRVYQALGGQLPTAMAGHSLGEYTALVAANAISFADALPLVKFRAQVMQQAVPEGQGAMAAILGLDDDTVRAVCTEAAQGQVVQAVNYNSPGQVVIAGDKAAVERGMELAKAKGAKRALPLPVSVPSHCELMKPAADKLREYLQNVTVQAPVVPVLHNADVAAYSDADNIKDALVRQLYSPVRWVETVQHLAAAEVFSAAECGPGKVLAGLAKRIVAEMTCVALVSDESVQAFVAQ
- the tpx gene encoding thiol peroxidase — its product is MPNATALLNDPILVEDELPRLGQTLPFFQLVNHALEDVSLETFSGQRKVLHFFPGIDTATSANSVRILDRLGANLENTVIVHISPDLPFTMTRFLDAENLSASIHLSTMRGRDMLKNYGVLMMTSKLAGLPARVLIVADENDQVLHVELVKELTSEPDYDAALAVL
- the acpP gene encoding acyl carrier protein yields the protein MSDIEQRVKKIVCEQLGANEADVKNTSSFVDDLGADSLDTVELVMALEEEFDCEIPDDEAEKITTVQQAIDYVNANLK
- the tpx gene encoding thiol peroxidase, giving the protein MASVTLKGNPVAVGGKFLAAGETAPAFQLADAKRNLVGLDAYAGKRKVLNIFPSIDTPTCATSVRTFNKEASSVNNTVVLCVSADLPFAQSRFCGAEGLENVVTLSTFRDTTKFATDYGVLITDSSLAGLTARAVVVLDENNQVLHSELVGEIADEPNYAAALAVLK
- the fabF gene encoding beta-ketoacyl-ACP synthase II, encoding MTKRRVVVTGLGVVSPVGIGTQTAWGNLVAGQSGITRITKFDPTPFASQIAGEVKGFNAEEFIPAKDARRMDTFIQYGLAAGLEAFRDCGLEVTDANAERIGVTIGSGIGGLGLIESTNDSYDEGGPRKISPFFIPGTIINMISGNLSIMLGLKGPNIAVVTACTTGTHSIGEAARMIEYGDADVMVAGGAEAAITELSVGGFASARALSNRNDDPATASRPWDKDRDGFVIGEGAGVMVLEEYEHAKARGARIYAEVAGYGLSADAYHMTAPNMDGPRRSMVNALKNAGVNPDQVQFMNAHGTSTPLGDANETNAIKATFGDHAYKLVVNSTKSMTGHLLGGAGGLESVFTVLSIYNQISPPTINLFNQDPECDLDYCANTARDLQIEYALKNNFGFGGTNGSLLFKRV
- the fabG gene encoding 3-oxoacyl-ACP reductase FabG, which encodes MLDQQVVLVTGASRGIGAAIAQTLGKQGAIVVGTATSASGAEAITAHLKAAGVNGVGLALDVTQPEQIEAVLKQIAEQYGDVSILVNNAGITKDTLLMRMKDEDWDAVLNTNLKSVFRMSQAVLRPMMKARQGRIINISSVVGHMGNAGQVNYAAAKAGMTGFTKSMAQEVGSRGITVNCVAPGFIETDMTAELPEEIKAKMLERIAVGRLGQVDEIAATVAFLASPAAAYITGETIHVNGGMYCA